From Syntrophaceae bacterium, one genomic window encodes:
- a CDS encoding diguanylate cyclase: protein MEYLHSQAKGMQRAFALLAMISWLHFGFFLDPELHPEFPELLYFRLGLSAVGLIVFAATFFDRIRGKGLGLLHLMLAYMLFSCAYFTGRIADDPSYIAGFMLVIAIATFMPSRLIVLYRYYMLSIIIFVGAILIHRPDINSYNVHYSMNNLVIAYVFAGVMGFMLEKYRFQTFLNQHRITQSNKDLLYEIAEREQAEEALRDSEERYRSLVEQASEIIIRTDGTGNITFVNPAGFSVTGYTEKELVGKQYLDFVHPDERQAVDRFFGRQFVKKLHNTYFEYPLRTKEGNKVWLGQNTQVILKDGRTAGFQAVARDLTEHKKMEAEIMALSITDQLTGLHNRRGFLSLAGQQLKIAEREKNAMLLLFADLDWLKWINDTLGHDEGDRALMEAAAVFKETFRTSDIVARLGGDEYAALVVDVTEADFEIISARLQSQIDMKNSQENRKYKLSISVGCSYYNPANPCTIDELIASADKLMYEQKQSKKCLLLQGEALAVSSPYYSAAPPLPSTQL, encoded by the coding sequence ATGGAGTACCTGCATAGTCAGGCAAAGGGAATGCAGCGCGCCTTTGCCTTGCTTGCCATGATTTCCTGGCTCCACTTCGGTTTTTTCCTGGATCCTGAACTTCATCCCGAATTCCCCGAGTTGCTTTATTTCCGTCTGGGCCTGAGTGCCGTCGGCTTGATCGTCTTTGCAGCCACTTTCTTTGACAGGATCAGGGGAAAGGGTCTCGGCCTGCTCCATCTGATGCTTGCTTACATGCTGTTCAGCTGCGCCTACTTTACGGGGAGGATTGCGGACGACCCGAGCTACATCGCGGGTTTCATGCTCGTCATTGCCATCGCCACGTTCATGCCTTCGCGGCTGATCGTTCTGTATCGATATTACATGCTTTCCATTATCATCTTCGTGGGTGCCATCCTGATCCACAGGCCGGATATCAATTCCTACAACGTCCATTACTCCATGAACAACCTCGTCATTGCGTACGTGTTTGCCGGTGTGATGGGGTTCATGCTCGAAAAGTACCGTTTCCAGACATTCCTGAATCAGCACAGGATCACCCAGTCGAACAAGGATTTGCTGTACGAAATCGCCGAGCGCGAACAGGCGGAAGAGGCACTTCGCGACAGCGAGGAGCGGTACCGAAGCCTGGTGGAGCAGGCGAGCGAGATCATCATCCGAACGGATGGCACCGGAAATATAACCTTCGTGAATCCAGCCGGTTTTTCAGTTACGGGATACACAGAAAAGGAACTCGTCGGGAAACAGTACCTGGACTTTGTCCATCCCGACGAGCGGCAGGCCGTCGACCGGTTTTTCGGTCGTCAGTTCGTCAAGAAGCTGCATAATACCTATTTTGAATATCCCCTGAGAACCAAGGAAGGGAACAAGGTTTGGCTGGGCCAGAATACCCAGGTGATCCTCAAAGACGGCCGGACGGCAGGCTTTCAGGCCGTGGCCCGCGATCTCACGGAGCACAAAAAGATGGAGGCTGAGATCATGGCCCTTTCGATCACGGATCAGCTCACGGGCCTGCACAACAGAAGGGGATTTCTGTCTCTTGCGGGACAGCAGTTGAAGATCGCAGAGCGGGAAAAGAACGCCATGCTGCTTCTTTTCGCGGATCTGGACTGGCTGAAATGGATCAATGACACGCTGGGCCATGATGAAGGAGACAGGGCGCTCATGGAGGCGGCGGCCGTATTCAAGGAGACGTTCAGGACCTCCGACATCGTTGCCCGTCTGGGAGGAGATGAATACGCCGCCCTCGTCGTCGACGTAACGGAAGCGGATTTCGAGATCATCAGCGCCCGCTTGCAGTCCCAGATCGACATGAAAAACAGCCAGGAGAACCGGAAATACAAACTCTCCATCAGCGTGGGCTGCTCCTACTACAATCCTGCCAATCCCTGCACCATCGATGAACTCATCGCCTCGGCAGACAAGCTGATGTACGAGCAGAAGCAGAGCAAGAAGTGCCTCCTCCTGCAAGGGGAAGCACTTGCAGTCAGCAGCCCCTATTATTCGGCCGCCCCTCCCCTCCCCTCGACGCAGCTTTGA